CGTGACCTGAAAAAGGGGTTCTCGAAGGAGCTTTAGCCGGCTATCTTCCAGACGTCGTTCTCGACGTACACTAGCCCGCGGTCTGCCATCTGATAGAGTGCGTCTTCGACAATTGGGTAGGGCGCTTCGACGACGGTGGCCACCTTCGCGGTGGTGTCTGCGCCGCCCGCCATCGCCCGCAAGATGTCGGTGAACAGCCGGGCGTTCGCGTCGCCAACGTACTCGGAGAGACGGTCCATCACCTCGGTGAGGCGGCCCTGCACCCACCGCTGGGCCATCGACAGCTCGCTTTCGAGCTGTTCTAAGTTGTTGAGTTCCGCGGCCACGTCCGCGAGCGAGGCCTCGCCGTTCGTGCTCGTCGTCTTCACGTTGAGCGTGAGGTGGCGACAGGTCGTCTTCATGTCGAGGCTCGAACTGGCGGGATAGGCACTCTTCGTGCCGAAACTGTACGGCGAGACGTTGACCTCGAGCCG
This sequence is a window from Haladaptatus sp. QDMS2. Protein-coding genes within it:
- a CDS encoding metalloregulator ArsR/SmtB family transcription factor, producing MDSAALLDLLGNENRRRILRLLARKPCYVTEISEYLGVSPKAVIDHLRKLEDAGLVESRTDDQRRKYFHIARNLRLEVNVSPYSFGTKSAYPASSSLDMKTTCRHLTLNVKTTSTNGEASLADVAAELNNLEQLESELSMAQRWVQGRLTEVMDRLSEYVGDANARLFTDILRAMAGGADTTAKVATVVEAPYPIVEDALYQMADRGLVYVENDVWKIAG